A region of Maridesulfovibrio sp. DNA encodes the following proteins:
- the thrB gene encoding homoserine kinase, whose protein sequence is MKEWNKEFSENCSVILIGMAGAGKSTLAPLLAEKLGWEHMDTDSVIEGYYGRRLQGIVDHLGVPEFRRAEEYIISGLGVFRTVISTGGSVVYGPKAMERLKLLGPVIYLRISSETCLSRVGSGDDRGLAISPGQSLECLYNERIPLYEKYADFAVDTDALSPEESVAKIYNWLKSKEVSDFKDT, encoded by the coding sequence ATGAAAGAATGGAACAAAGAATTTTCAGAAAATTGCTCTGTTATCCTGATAGGCATGGCCGGGGCCGGAAAATCAACTCTGGCACCGCTTCTGGCTGAAAAACTGGGCTGGGAGCACATGGATACGGATTCGGTTATCGAGGGCTATTATGGTCGCCGGCTGCAGGGGATCGTTGATCATCTGGGGGTGCCGGAATTCCGCAGGGCCGAGGAGTACATTATTTCCGGTCTCGGAGTTTTTCGCACGGTGATCTCCACCGGAGGTAGCGTGGTCTACGGCCCCAAGGCCATGGAGAGACTGAAGCTTCTCGGACCGGTGATTTATTTACGTATTTCAAGTGAGACATGTCTTTCGCGGGTCGGTTCCGGAGATGATCGCGGACTGGCCATCAGTCCGGGGCAGTCGCTGGAATGTCTCTATAATGAGCGTATTCCTCTCTACGAAAAATATGCTGATTTTGCTGTAGACACAGATGCTCTTTCTCCTGAAGAGAGTGTGGCAAAAATTTACAATTGGCTGAAATCAAAAGAAGTAAGTGACTTTAAGGATACATAA
- the pyrR gene encoding bifunctional pyr operon transcriptional regulator/uracil phosphoribosyltransferase PyrR produces MTEQKVILSEKDMARTLDRLASEVTERRGDNEHLAIIGIQRRGADLAERLKLILDEKLGRKIPLGKLDINLYRDDWTNLTRQPSINCTEIPFDIESASIILVDDVLFSGRTVRAALEAVLDFGRPHRVELLVLVDRGHRELPIRADYVGKEVVTFEDQHVNVLVKERDEEDKVVIIRS; encoded by the coding sequence ATGACGGAACAAAAAGTAATTCTTTCGGAAAAGGACATGGCTCGCACTCTGGATCGTCTTGCATCAGAGGTTACCGAGCGGCGCGGTGATAACGAACACCTTGCAATTATTGGTATTCAGAGGCGTGGCGCGGACCTCGCAGAACGGCTCAAACTAATTTTGGACGAAAAGCTGGGGCGTAAAATACCTCTAGGCAAGCTGGATATCAATCTTTACCGTGACGACTGGACCAACCTGACTCGTCAGCCGAGCATCAATTGTACTGAAATTCCTTTTGATATTGAATCAGCCTCTATCATTTTGGTGGATGATGTGCTTTTTTCCGGTCGGACCGTGCGGGCTGCTCTTGAAGCTGTTCTGGATTTCGGGAGACCTCACCGGGTAGAGTTGCTTGTGCTGGTTGATCGTGGGCATCGCGAATTGCCCATCAGAGCCGATTATGTGGGTAAGGAAGTGGTTACCTTTGAAGACCAGCATGTGAATGTTCTGGTCAAAGAACGTGATGAAGAAGATAAGGTCGTAATCATCCGCTCCTGA
- a CDS encoding heavy metal translocating P-type ATPase, producing MNSTFEIKGMTCSACSARLERVIGNIEGVSNATVNLAAELLSAEHDPDEISPADIIAAVEMAGFEAIEKIEGSELTIPVSGMACSACSARLDRLLNNTSGIINAQVSLAAETATLKFNPAEISLRRIRQIIADAGFESGQIQSAHNAKDNFEKRKAESKARLSEMKTRLISALLFTVPLLIITMGHMVGMPLPEAVNPQTSPLGFALIQLFLTVPVLWFGRNFYQQGFPNLLRGAPNMDSLIAVGTSAAVIYSLWNTIEIGLGIDAHLRAMDLYYESAATIITLIQLGKFQETRARSRTSDAIEKLMDLTPAQAILLENGEQIPTPLEEIGPGDIILIRPGDRVAADGRVIEGHSEIDESMLTGESMPVAKSTGSDVAGGTVNAGGGALNVQVTNVGENTVLSRIIRLVQEAQGSKAPISSLADTVSFYFVPTVMAIGIAAALGWFFFSDEPFTFALRIFISVMVIACPCAMGLATPTAIMVGTGRGAQLGVLVKSGEALETAGKIETMVFDKTGTLTYGRPEVADTFTMENEDPSELLLLAGSAEKQSEHPLAKAVVQAAEKIGSPLPETTSFQAVSGLGISTETGGNAMLLGNRKFLEQGFTGGLDNPAAQEIARRYAEAGQSPLYIAINGKLAGILAIADRIKDETPQTISKLHKLGVHTVMLTGDNERVARSIADKAGIDKVIAQVMPDSKAEVVNREKENGRKVAMIGDGINDAPALASADLGIAMGTGIDVAIESGDVVLMKGDLSGVLTALSLSRATVRNIKQNLFWAFAFNILGIPVAAGVLHVFGGPTLSPMFAAAAMSLSSVTVVSNALRLKFFKPED from the coding sequence ATGAACAGCACATTTGAAATCAAGGGCATGACCTGCTCCGCATGCTCCGCAAGACTGGAAAGAGTTATCGGAAACATAGAAGGAGTAAGTAATGCCACAGTTAATCTGGCGGCAGAATTACTTTCGGCAGAGCATGACCCTGATGAGATTTCCCCTGCAGACATCATTGCTGCTGTGGAAATGGCCGGATTCGAGGCAATTGAAAAAATCGAGGGCAGCGAACTGACCATCCCTGTTTCCGGCATGGCCTGCTCCGCATGCTCTGCAAGGCTGGACCGGCTGCTGAACAATACCTCGGGGATAATAAATGCTCAGGTCAGCCTTGCAGCTGAAACCGCGACTCTTAAGTTCAATCCTGCGGAAATTTCACTACGCCGAATCAGGCAGATCATTGCAGATGCCGGTTTTGAGTCCGGGCAGATCCAATCAGCGCACAACGCCAAAGATAATTTTGAAAAAAGAAAAGCAGAAAGCAAAGCCAGACTCAGTGAAATGAAAACAAGACTGATCTCAGCTCTGCTTTTTACCGTCCCCCTGCTGATCATCACCATGGGACACATGGTCGGCATGCCCCTGCCGGAAGCAGTAAATCCCCAGACATCTCCACTGGGCTTCGCCCTGATTCAACTGTTTCTGACCGTTCCGGTGCTTTGGTTTGGTCGTAATTTTTACCAGCAGGGATTCCCCAACCTGCTACGCGGCGCACCGAACATGGACTCTCTCATAGCCGTGGGGACTTCGGCAGCTGTGATCTACTCCCTTTGGAACACCATTGAAATTGGTTTGGGAATTGATGCCCACCTGCGGGCCATGGACCTTTACTATGAATCAGCAGCTACTATCATTACTCTGATCCAGCTCGGTAAATTTCAGGAAACACGGGCACGTTCACGCACTTCCGATGCAATCGAAAAACTTATGGACCTGACCCCGGCACAGGCAATACTGCTGGAAAACGGAGAGCAAATCCCCACGCCGCTGGAAGAAATAGGTCCCGGTGACATTATTTTGATCCGCCCCGGTGACCGGGTGGCCGCAGACGGCAGGGTGATTGAGGGGCATTCCGAAATTGATGAATCCATGCTCACCGGAGAATCCATGCCTGTAGCCAAAAGTACAGGAAGCGATGTTGCAGGAGGCACGGTCAACGCCGGTGGCGGAGCGCTTAACGTACAGGTAACCAATGTGGGTGAAAACACCGTTCTTTCACGCATCATCCGCCTAGTACAGGAAGCGCAGGGATCAAAGGCGCCTATTTCAAGCCTTGCGGATACTGTCAGTTTTTATTTTGTGCCCACTGTGATGGCTATCGGAATTGCAGCGGCTCTGGGCTGGTTCTTTTTCAGTGACGAACCGTTCACCTTTGCCCTGCGTATTTTCATCAGTGTAATGGTAATTGCCTGCCCCTGCGCCATGGGTCTGGCCACCCCCACTGCCATTATGGTCGGAACCGGCCGGGGCGCTCAACTTGGGGTACTGGTCAAATCCGGTGAAGCTCTTGAGACTGCCGGTAAAATCGAAACCATGGTTTTCGACAAAACAGGAACCCTGACCTATGGCAGACCTGAAGTAGCCGATACGTTCACCATGGAAAATGAAGATCCCTCGGAACTGCTTCTGCTGGCAGGCTCAGCGGAAAAACAATCCGAACACCCACTTGCAAAAGCAGTGGTGCAGGCTGCTGAAAAAATCGGCTCCCCACTGCCGGAAACAACTTCATTTCAAGCTGTTTCCGGGCTGGGCATCAGCACTGAAACCGGGGGCAACGCCATGCTGCTCGGCAACCGCAAATTCCTTGAGCAGGGTTTTACCGGCGGGCTCGATAATCCTGCAGCCCAAGAGATTGCCCGACGCTATGCAGAAGCCGGACAAAGCCCGCTTTACATTGCCATAAACGGAAAGCTGGCCGGTATTCTGGCCATTGCCGACCGCATTAAGGATGAAACCCCGCAAACCATCAGCAAACTGCACAAACTGGGGGTACACACGGTTATGCTCACCGGGGATAACGAAAGAGTGGCCCGGTCCATTGCCGATAAAGCTGGGATTGACAAAGTAATTGCTCAGGTTATGCCCGACAGCAAGGCCGAAGTGGTTAACAGGGAAAAAGAAAATGGCCGCAAGGTAGCCATGATAGGAGACGGCATCAACGATGCTCCGGCACTGGCTTCTGCGGACCTCGGCATTGCAATGGGCACCGGAATTGATGTTGCAATTGAATCAGGAGACGTTGTACTGATGAAAGGCGATTTGAGCGGAGTACTCACCGCACTGTCCCTGAGCCGGGCAACGGTACGCAATATCAAGCAAAACCTGTTCTGGGCCTTTGCCTTCAACATATTGGGCATTCCGGTTGCAGCCGGCGTACTTCACGTTTTCGGCGGCCCTACCCTTTCACCCATGTTTGCGGCAGCGGCCATGTCGCTCAGCTCGGTGACTGTGGTCAGCAACGCGTTACGGCTGAAATTCTTTAAACCGGAAGATTAG
- a CDS encoding arginase family protein — MKDLTLVFPQWQGSIDNEALYEGALALAEGINGLPDVQTVPTTPFCGPAPEGPIAGMEDILNQLKETSSILEKKCPQRILLLGGDCSTETGPVSWMSQKHGEDLALIWFDAHPDLNTPETSQSGRFQGMALSAILGNAGPEINAAMFQPILPAKVFCAGARTFDPPELDFMVSSKMPFFGSAELKRDPAWLARQIEKSGCSKVYIHLDVDAVNPIGFAHGKPSPPAGMQFKNLLDIIAEINSSADICGLGITEFHPGSEKGIEKAATLINTALPDFLTV, encoded by the coding sequence TTGAAAGACCTTACCCTCGTTTTCCCACAGTGGCAGGGCTCCATTGATAATGAAGCACTTTATGAAGGGGCCCTGGCTCTGGCGGAAGGAATTAATGGACTTCCCGATGTACAGACAGTACCCACGACTCCCTTTTGCGGGCCAGCCCCCGAAGGTCCCATTGCAGGTATGGAGGATATCCTTAACCAGCTCAAAGAAACCAGCTCTATACTTGAAAAAAAATGTCCGCAACGGATTCTTCTGCTTGGCGGAGACTGCTCAACCGAGACCGGACCGGTAAGCTGGATGTCCCAAAAACACGGCGAAGATCTAGCCCTGATCTGGTTTGATGCCCATCCAGACCTGAACACACCGGAAACTTCGCAATCCGGCCGTTTTCAGGGCATGGCACTCTCTGCCATACTGGGCAACGCAGGCCCCGAGATCAATGCAGCCATGTTTCAGCCTATCCTGCCCGCAAAGGTATTCTGCGCCGGTGCCAGAACTTTTGATCCACCGGAATTGGACTTCATGGTAAGCAGCAAAATGCCTTTCTTCGGTTCCGCAGAACTTAAACGGGACCCGGCATGGCTGGCACGGCAAATAGAAAAATCCGGTTGCAGCAAAGTCTACATCCACCTTGATGTGGACGCGGTAAATCCCATCGGTTTCGCACACGGGAAACCGTCTCCTCCGGCGGGCATGCAATTCAAGAATCTGCTGGATATCATTGCAGAAATAAACTCCAGTGCTGACATTTGCGGTCTGGGTATAACCGAGTTCCACCCCGGAAGCGAAAAAGGAATAGAAAAAGCCGCCACTCTTATTAATACAGCTTTGCCAGATTTTCTTACAGTGTAA
- a CDS encoding tetratricopeptide repeat protein, translating to MAKKNRGGKSSNGSRNNVVLVAVAALAVGLFFGGVFIPALKDSSTPQTTGGGTDFAQQINETKRQLESQPDSANLWTRLGNLYFDTDQHSKAIEAYNKSLALQPANAHVLTDLGVMYRRNGNPQKAVESFDKAILAAPDHETARFNKGIVLYYDLKDKAGAIQAWKGLLQMNPAAKAPNGKPIKDMIRDFS from the coding sequence TTGGCAAAAAAGAATAGAGGTGGGAAATCCTCAAACGGCAGCAGGAATAATGTTGTTCTTGTTGCGGTGGCTGCTCTGGCAGTAGGCTTGTTTTTCGGCGGGGTATTCATACCCGCTCTAAAGGATTCTTCAACCCCTCAGACTACCGGAGGGGGGACTGATTTCGCCCAACAGATTAATGAAACAAAGAGGCAGCTAGAGTCACAGCCGGATTCTGCCAATCTATGGACGAGGCTCGGAAATCTTTATTTTGATACTGATCAGCATTCAAAAGCAATTGAAGCGTATAATAAATCGTTGGCTCTGCAGCCTGCAAATGCACATGTTCTCACCGATCTTGGAGTGATGTACCGTCGTAACGGTAACCCGCAAAAGGCTGTAGAGAGTTTTGATAAAGCGATTCTTGCTGCGCCTGATCATGAGACAGCCCGGTTCAATAAGGGGATTGTTCTGTATTATGATCTGAAAGATAAAGCCGGGGCTATTCAGGCATGGAAAGGCCTGCTTCAGATGAATCCCGCAGCAAAGGCACCAAACGGGAAGCCGATTAAGGATATGATCAGGGATTTTTCATAG
- a CDS encoding sodium:alanine symporter family protein, producing the protein MEVMNSLDAIVGKIGAFAWGPPMLILLVGTGFWLTLALRGVQFSKLFYALYLALIKRKEETDEPGDITHFQALMTALSATVGTGNIAGVATAVAVGGPGALFWMWITGLVGMATKYAEAVLAVKYREVDENGEMSGGPMYYISKGLNMPWLGTLFAIFASIAAFGIGNMVQSNSVADAVEATYGISPYITGGLLMVLTAAVILGGIKKIGKVTGLLVPVMIVFYMAGSSYIILTHIAEVPAAFALIFEQAFNPTSAVGGFAGATVMLAIRMGVARGVFSNESGLGSAPIAAAAAQTKEAVTQALVSMTQTFIDTLIVCTMTGLVLIITGAWSNGTTGAELTTIAFSMGMTGGAHIVTIGLILFAYSTILGWCYYGEKSMEYLFGVKAILPFRLVFICFVGLGAIAKLSFVWNLSDTFNGLMAIPNLIGLILLTPVVVAETKAYFAKKSKTVAGQTESN; encoded by the coding sequence ATGGAAGTTATGAATTCACTGGACGCAATTGTTGGTAAAATCGGAGCGTTCGCATGGGGACCGCCCATGCTTATTCTTCTGGTCGGTACAGGCTTCTGGCTGACCCTCGCATTGCGCGGCGTTCAATTTAGTAAACTTTTCTACGCATTGTACCTTGCGCTTATCAAACGCAAGGAAGAAACCGATGAACCCGGCGATATCACCCACTTTCAGGCCCTGATGACCGCCCTTTCCGCAACTGTCGGTACCGGTAACATTGCCGGTGTTGCTACCGCAGTCGCAGTCGGTGGTCCCGGAGCACTTTTCTGGATGTGGATTACCGGTCTTGTCGGTATGGCAACCAAATATGCTGAAGCTGTTCTGGCTGTTAAATACAGGGAAGTTGACGAAAACGGCGAAATGAGCGGTGGCCCCATGTACTATATTTCCAAGGGCCTGAACATGCCCTGGCTGGGAACACTTTTCGCAATCTTTGCTTCCATCGCCGCATTCGGCATCGGTAACATGGTTCAGTCAAACTCCGTTGCCGATGCAGTTGAAGCGACTTACGGGATTTCCCCTTACATCACCGGCGGCCTGCTGATGGTCCTGACCGCTGCTGTTATCCTCGGCGGCATCAAGAAAATCGGTAAAGTAACCGGACTTCTCGTACCCGTTATGATCGTTTTCTACATGGCTGGATCTTCATACATCATCCTTACCCACATCGCTGAAGTACCCGCAGCTTTCGCCCTGATCTTCGAACAGGCTTTCAACCCCACTTCCGCTGTGGGCGGTTTTGCAGGCGCAACCGTAATGCTGGCTATCCGCATGGGTGTTGCCCGCGGAGTATTCTCCAACGAATCCGGCCTTGGAAGCGCTCCTATCGCAGCTGCTGCAGCCCAGACCAAGGAAGCCGTAACCCAGGCTCTGGTTTCCATGACCCAGACCTTCATCGATACCCTGATCGTCTGCACCATGACCGGCCTTGTACTCATCATCACCGGCGCATGGTCCAACGGAACCACCGGTGCTGAACTGACCACCATTGCTTTCTCCATGGGCATGACCGGCGGCGCACACATCGTCACCATCGGCCTGATCCTCTTCGCCTACTCCACCATCCTCGGCTGGTGCTACTACGGTGAGAAATCCATGGAATACCTGTTCGGCGTCAAGGCGATACTGCCTTTCCGCCTCGTCTTCATCTGCTTCGTAGGTCTTGGCGCCATTGCCAAACTCAGCTTTGTATGGAACCTTTCAGATACCTTCAACGGCCTCATGGCCATCCCCAACCTTATCGGCCTGATCCTGCTGACACCGGTTGTTGTAGCTGAAACCAAAGCCTACTTCGCCAAGAAGAGCAAAACAGTGGCCGGACAGACTGAATCAAACTAG
- a CDS encoding TetR/AcrR family transcriptional regulator: protein MKTKDIILATAKEMISEVGFHKATTANLAKMANISEGTIYRHFESKEDILLHILDALEEQFSYYIEAIRQKLDREACALEEVMNEYFAFVEANEIDMKIMLSTYGLLDSSKRLMAVFMKNLDLVLEDCIRQGIKKGTIREIAVEENATVVMTIIFGLTRMQLYWPDRRDVRAEAVEFCRRSILV from the coding sequence ATGAAAACCAAGGACATTATCCTCGCAACAGCCAAGGAAATGATCTCAGAGGTGGGTTTCCACAAGGCCACTACCGCCAATCTGGCAAAAATGGCCAATATTTCTGAGGGCACAATTTACCGTCATTTCGAAAGTAAGGAAGATATCCTTCTGCACATTCTGGATGCCCTCGAAGAGCAGTTTTCATATTATATTGAAGCAATCCGCCAGAAGCTGGACCGTGAAGCTTGTGCTCTTGAAGAGGTTATGAATGAATATTTTGCTTTTGTTGAAGCAAACGAAATTGATATGAAGATCATGCTATCCACATACGGCCTGCTTGATTCTTCCAAACGGTTGATGGCTGTTTTCATGAAGAATCTTGATCTGGTTCTTGAAGACTGCATAAGGCAGGGCATTAAGAAGGGAACCATCCGCGAGATTGCCGTGGAGGAAAACGCCACAGTGGTCATGACCATTATTTTCGGTCTGACCAGAATGCAGCTTTACTGGCCTGACCGCAGAGATGTGAGGGCGGAAGCTGTTGAATTCTGCCGCCGCAGTATTTTGGTATAA
- a CDS encoding IscA/HesB family protein, giving the protein MVEITEAAQKQLENYFADKDRTPIRIYLATGGUAGPRLALALDESKDNDESLEVEGFTFLLDKDLSEQGSPFRVDLSYTGFVIDSKLELGGGECGSCSGSCG; this is encoded by the coding sequence ATGGTTGAAATCACCGAAGCTGCGCAAAAACAGCTTGAAAACTATTTTGCAGATAAAGACAGGACCCCCATCCGCATCTACCTTGCCACCGGTGGCTGAGCTGGCCCCAGGCTGGCATTGGCTCTGGATGAGTCAAAAGATAACGATGAAAGCTTGGAAGTGGAAGGTTTCACCTTCCTGTTAGATAAAGACCTTAGCGAACAGGGCAGCCCTTTCCGCGTAGACCTCAGCTACACAGGTTTCGTAATAGATTCCAAGCTCGAGCTCGGTGGCGGCGAATGCGGCTCCTGTTCCGGAAGCTGCGGTTAA
- a CDS encoding ABC transporter substrate-binding protein, producing MSYRLILLFNIVLLLLLMPAYGLADDCGLKIITERSYPSTIMNKEQLTGFGVEIVEALKKEIGCDAEIEVMPWARGYRYLENHPDVMLFSTARTKEREDKFYWVGPIACYKWVFYGLKGLRGKVKSLEDAKKVSGIGVYRNDARAQFLKSQGFTNLEVMISQEQNFKKLMRGRIELVATSNIGVDGFLDSNEELRKLAVPVFTFRNVKLFLAFSKSTSMQTVQRWEDAFEALQVRGVIGNIQDKWIQRCKEE from the coding sequence ATGTCGTACCGCTTGATTTTGCTTTTTAATATAGTTCTGCTTTTACTTCTTATGCCCGCTTACGGGCTGGCTGACGATTGCGGACTGAAAATAATTACTGAGAGAAGCTATCCCTCTACTATTATGAATAAGGAACAGCTTACAGGGTTCGGGGTTGAAATTGTAGAGGCTTTGAAAAAGGAAATCGGTTGTGATGCTGAAATTGAAGTAATGCCTTGGGCGCGCGGCTACCGATATCTTGAGAACCACCCGGACGTCATGTTGTTTTCTACCGCTCGTACAAAAGAGCGGGAGGATAAATTTTATTGGGTAGGTCCTATAGCCTGCTATAAGTGGGTTTTTTATGGATTAAAGGGGCTCAGGGGTAAGGTGAAGAGTCTGGAGGATGCGAAAAAGGTTTCCGGTATAGGGGTTTATCGTAATGATGCCCGGGCCCAGTTTCTTAAAAGTCAGGGATTTACCAATCTCGAAGTTATGATTTCTCAGGAACAGAATTTCAAAAAACTAATGCGCGGCAGGATTGAGTTGGTTGCTACCTCAAATATAGGCGTTGACGGTTTTCTGGATTCCAATGAAGAATTGCGTAAACTGGCTGTTCCGGTTTTTACTTTTCGAAATGTAAAACTTTTTCTTGCTTTTTCGAAGTCCACCAGCATGCAAACAGTACAACGCTGGGAAGATGCGTTTGAGGCATTGCAGGTGCGGGGCGTAATAGGGAATATACAGGATAAGTGGATTCAGAGGTGCAAGGAAGAATGA
- a CDS encoding CBS domain-containing protein has protein sequence MYVGLKMLKDFVTVTPDTLVKEADKILEDNQLWMLLVKDGEELVGYVTKEDVRAALPSVISSLEKHEVNYLLSKLAVREVVRKTITTIPPETEIEAAADLMFEMNLSGLAVVDENKKLIGYINRNKMLELLVEEMGLKQGGSRIVVDVEERTGVLYEVAGIISNMKYNIISTGLFHHNDRRMVVVRVDTEDASPVVAALQERGYKVVGPEDFMSEWSGK, from the coding sequence ATGTATGTGGGACTGAAAATGCTCAAGGACTTTGTTACCGTAACTCCTGATACTTTGGTCAAGGAAGCGGACAAAATTCTGGAAGACAATCAGTTGTGGATGCTTCTCGTTAAGGACGGGGAGGAACTCGTCGGTTATGTCACTAAGGAAGATGTCCGTGCAGCCCTGCCCTCGGTTATAAGTTCACTGGAAAAGCATGAGGTGAACTACCTGCTGAGCAAACTTGCCGTGCGCGAAGTAGTGCGTAAGACCATCACGACGATCCCGCCTGAAACAGAGATTGAAGCTGCAGCCGATTTAATGTTTGAAATGAATCTTTCCGGTCTGGCTGTCGTTGATGAGAATAAGAAACTCATCGGCTACATCAACCGTAATAAAATGTTGGAATTGCTGGTCGAAGAAATGGGCCTCAAGCAGGGCGGTTCCCGTATTGTTGTTGATGTTGAGGAAAGAACCGGTGTGCTGTATGAGGTTGCCGGGATCATTTCCAATATGAAATATAATATTATAAGTACCGGTCTGTTCCATCATAATGACCGCAGAATGGTGGTTGTTCGTGTGGACACAGAAGATGCCTCGCCTGTTGTAGCCGCTTTGCAGGAACGGGGTTACAAGGTGGTCGGTCCTGAAGATTTTATGTCGGAATGGTCCGGTAAATAA
- a CDS encoding hydrogenase maturation nickel metallochaperone HypA — MHEMSIAQSILAIIEEEMEKQPGASLKKVVVGNGALAGVVSDALTFGWEAITVGTSLEGSVLEVNEIPIKVRCGGCKHEFLPEDKLYMACPKCGLELGHEVLQGKELQIESIEIDD, encoded by the coding sequence ATGCACGAAATGTCAATAGCGCAAAGTATACTTGCAATCATTGAAGAGGAAATGGAAAAGCAGCCGGGTGCCAGCCTCAAAAAAGTTGTGGTAGGCAACGGTGCGCTTGCGGGAGTAGTATCCGATGCTCTCACTTTCGGTTGGGAAGCGATAACCGTGGGAACCTCTCTTGAGGGCTCGGTTCTCGAAGTTAACGAAATCCCGATCAAAGTTCGCTGCGGCGGGTGCAAACACGAATTTTTACCCGAAGACAAGCTTTACATGGCCTGTCCGAAATGCGGTCTGGAACTTGGCCATGAGGTGCTTCAGGGCAAAGAACTGCAGATCGAAAGCATTGAGATTGACGATTAA
- the hypB gene encoding hydrogenase nickel incorporation protein HypB, translating into MGEIPVVRNILEANDRIANELKQFFKEKNILCLNLMSSPGSGKTSLLEKTLADLKGEFKMAVIEGDLQTDNDARRVAATGAQAVQINTEGGCHLNSSQVKEALSLIDLEGLDILFVENVGNLVCPAEFNVGEDHKITLLTVTEGDDKPEKYPLMFHISSVMILNKIDLLPYVDFDLEKAQQHARKLNADIALFPLSCRTREGLDAWYDWLRKARAEKV; encoded by the coding sequence ATGGGTGAAATCCCTGTGGTACGCAATATTCTGGAAGCAAATGACAGAATTGCCAACGAACTGAAACAATTTTTCAAAGAAAAGAACATCCTCTGCCTCAACCTGATGAGTTCACCCGGTTCCGGCAAAACCAGCCTGCTGGAAAAGACCCTTGCGGACCTGAAGGGCGAATTCAAAATGGCAGTCATTGAAGGAGACCTCCAGACCGACAACGACGCGCGACGCGTTGCCGCAACAGGGGCTCAGGCTGTTCAGATCAACACCGAAGGCGGATGCCATCTCAACTCCAGCCAGGTTAAGGAAGCCCTTTCCCTGATCGACCTCGAAGGACTCGATATCCTGTTTGTGGAAAATGTGGGCAACCTAGTATGCCCTGCGGAATTCAACGTAGGTGAAGACCACAAAATCACCCTGTTGACTGTAACTGAGGGCGACGACAAGCCCGAAAAATATCCCCTCATGTTCCACATTTCGTCAGTCATGATCCTCAACAAAATTGATCTGCTGCCTTACGTTGATTTCGATCTTGAAAAAGCACAACAGCATGCGCGCAAGTTGAATGCGGACATCGCCCTCTTCCCCCTGTCCTGCCGCACCCGCGAAGGATTGGACGCATGGTACGACTGGCTCCGCAAAGCCCGCGCTGAAAAAGTATAA